Genomic window (Spirosoma sp. KCTC 42546):
TGCCGTAAAGATTTTCTTTCAGCCGATGGATTGTACTGTATTCAATGCGTATAGACATTTGCTAGCTAGGCAAAAGTAAAACAATGCTGATAATTGAATTGACTTATCTAACGGGTGAAGAGTAACTGTTGTTTAAATTGCTCAAATAGGGTGGCTGGCTGGCACATGAAGTAGGAGCAGAATAGGTAGCGAATGGAATGTGTTGGCATTGACGAGTTCTTGTGAATAGCCTTATGCCAATATATTATGTATGTTTGCCTGATTGCAGATTACGTAATTATGAAGTAGACAAAAGTAGCTACTGTACGTAAATAGTATTTGCAAACTCACATCTCTATCTACCCAATGAACCCTATCCACAAAGGAGCAGATTATCGTAAAGCAGACTTACAATTACATTCTCCACGGGATCGAAATTGGGAAGGAGTTCATCCCGAACAGAAACTAAGCAATGCATCATTAGAGGATATAAAAGCAGTACGTCGGAAATGGGCTAGTGAGTTTATCGATAATTGCTTAGAAAAAGGAGTACAAGTTGCCGCCCTTACTGATCATCATGAGGGAGTATACTGTTGGCATGTTATTGAAGAATTGAAATTCAGAAACGCTAGTTTTTCTGAAGATATCGATCTTTGGTTTATGCCTGGTATGGAATTGACTTGTAAAGATTCTGCTCAAGCATTAATTCTTTTCGATGCGGATATTACCAAGCCACTATTTGAAAAAGCACGAAATTTATTGCGTTTGCCAACCGAGTGTTATGATGATCAGCTTCAAGGTATTGAGGTAACTCTACTCGATTTTAATATAGATGAAATTCAAGGCGTGCTGGAGCATGACTCTGAATTACGTGACCGGTTTATAATTCTTCCAAATGTTACACCCGGAGGACATAAAACGGTACTTCGGACGGGTTTTCATAAACGTTTTAAGGAACTACCATACGTAGGAGGTTATTTAGATAAAGTATATCCCTCTGACTTGAAAGATGGTGATCAGCGAATTCTGGATGGCCAGATACCTGCTTGGACAAGCGAAAAGCGAGGGATAATTAGCACTTCAGATGCAAGAAGCTCTGACTTTTCAGCCTTGGGCACTTTTGCGACTTGGGTTAAGCTTGCTGAACCTACGGCTGAGTCATTAAGGCAAGCTATGTTAGCTGCTGATTCACGAATACTATATGAAAGCCCCAATAGGCCAACTCTCTTGGTCAAATCTATTTCTGTTTCAGGGGCTGAATTTTTATCATTACCTGAACCATTAAGTTTTAGCCATCAATTCACTTCTATAATTGGTGGACGGGGGTCTGGTAAATCTACGTTACTAGAATTTATTCGTTTTGCAGTCGGTCAATCTGCGCTTGACGTTGGAGATTCTAAATGGGATCCTACGCATGACCGTCGAAAAAATATATTAAAGTACGCGCTTAATGAATCTGAAGGAGTGGTGGAAGTTTTGATTGAGAAGGATGGGGCTATAATAGAACTTATCCGATCAAGGTCAACGCAAGACAGAATTATAATGCGCGTTCAAAATCTTGAACAAGCTATCAGTCCATCAGATGCGAGAAAATTATTTCCAATTCAAGCATATAGTCAAGGGGAGCTGTCGCATTTAGGAGATGAGAAGGCTGAAAAACGACTTTTTGACCTTATTACTGAACCGCAGAGAGAAGCTCTTAACCAGGTAGAAAAAAACAGACTTAACGTAGCAAGTGAACTGCGTGAACACTTAGAGCAGGCAATAAAAAATTGGCAATACGAAAAGGAGTACCGGAAACTTAATGCGCAACTCATCACTTTAAAGGCTGGTCTGGACAATACTATGGTGAAACTTCAGGCAATTCCATCAGAAACGCAGGGAGTAATGGAACGCTATAATATTGAAATACAGACAACTAGATGGCTTGAGCAGATAATACAGGAGCACCAACAATCCTATGATTTATTATTTGGAGCATTCCAAAACCACTTGAAGTTAACAGAAGAACGCCTTGTTGCGGGTAAAATTCCAACAGCGAAAGTTGCTCAAGATCTTTCTATTTTATTATTGCATCAAATGGAAACTGCTAACGATGCATTACGCCAATTAGTGACAGAAAATCAACAGTATGAGCAGCAGCAAACAGAATTAATCATCAACTGGAATAAAGGACAAGTAGACAGTAAGAGCCAATATGAGTTAGCGATGAGCCAATTATCTCAGCATAAGGTTGAACTGGATCAACTTAAAAGGCTTGAGCGAGAGATTAATGAAGCACAACGAAGCGTAGATGATTTAGAACAAAAAATACAACATACTAAAGGAGCTTATATTTTACTCACCGAGAAAAGTGGTCAGTATATGGCTCTTCAACGTGAACTGCAACGTTTAGCACGAAAAGGAATAAGTGTCCTTGCCGAACTTACCGATAATTTAGCTCGTGCAGAATTATCAGAGAAGGCTGATCTTGCAGAATTAGAGCAGGCTATTAAAGATCTCTTTGCAAGTAGTGGAGTTCGTGCGGATCGGCTAGATAAATTACTTGATCATGTTGCTACGAAGGATCCTATTGTAGGATGGTGGGATTTAATGAAGGAAGTTTTCTTTATACTCAAATGGAATACAACTGGCCTTCGAGAGACTGAAAAAAGACCAACTCTAGACTTATTAGATAATATTATCGATCCTGGTGGACTTGAAAAATTCTGTGAACGCTTAGATATAGAACGGGTAAGTCGAGCGATTACTGCAATAGTGAGACCTCGTGTACGGCTATTACAAAAAAGAGGGATAAATGAAATTGAATTTAGCCGTGCATCTCAAGGTGAAAAAGCAACAATACTTTTAAACGTCTTGATGCGTCAAGAGGGCGGGCCTCTTTTACTTGATCAGCCAGAAGAAGATCTGGATAATCGTATTATAGGTGATATTGTATCAGCAACAAGACAAGCTAAAATTAAAAAACAGTTACTTTTTGCTACTCACAATGCTAATCTGGTAGTAAATGGTGACGCAGAATTAGTGATAGATTTAACTGCCGGTAGTATAAGTCAAATTGGAGCTATAGATGTAGAGTCGCTTCGTGTTTCAATTACTGACACGATGGAAGGGGGAAAGGATGCATTTGAACTTCGAAGAAAGAAATACAATTTTTAATACTAGAGATTATGTGAATTTGATTTATTGAGTAGAAACCAGTCCAGAACGCAGACAGCCTATGTTTGATACACTTGATTTCGCACAGGATATTTTGACGCAGGAAATCAACCCGGCTCTGTCTGCTGAAGCTTTGGGCCTGCTGTCGTCAAACCGTCAGCATTTAACGGCCATCGTTGCCTATCAGCATCTTACTGATAATTGGGACGAGGATGGTGCCATTGCCCCTGTACATCAAACGGTGCTGGCAGCTCTCAATCTCGCCTTGTTACTTACTGTAACGGAACAATTGATTTATCACACATCGCCCGGCCCAGTTGGTGAAATTATGATTAATCTCCGCAATGGCGATAAGTCAGCTGAGTTACTAGTTTATCCAAACGGCCGGAACAAGTTAGTGCGTATTGGTCATAGCGAGACTCCTCAACAAGGTCTATTAACGCCGGAGTCGTTGCGGGAAACGTTACAGTGGCTTAACTAATGAGGAGCAACAAACCCGCTTTGTTGACTGTTATAACTATACCGTTTCGTCAACCAGCATAGGTAAAACCAAAACTGGTATTACTTTTGCCTTATAATCTGTGAATTCTCCTTGCCGTATGATACCCTTCGCCCAATCGACTGAACACCAATTAAATGACCAGATGCGGGCATGGTTTGATAGTTTCATGAACCACCTCCAGGTGGATCACATGTCACTCGAAACCAATACAGCTACCACCGAGAAACAAGATTTCTACCAGCGCATGGCAACCGCCAACGCGACGGATTTAGCCTTTACCTCGCGCATTCAAAGCTCGCGGCACTTTCTTGGACAGTTGATCTTAAGCTATATTGATGAACTAAGGCAACGGCATGTGGAACCGCGCCAGCTAGCAATGGATTTTTCGGATGCGAGCGTATTGGTTTGGGCTGAAATTGATGATGATAACGAATTGATGGAAGATCAGCTTCGATTGGCGCAGGCTAAAATTAATGCCCAGTATAGTCAGTATGGCTTTTACTTATCCTCAACTATCGTAGAGCAAAGCGATTGCCTGGCCATTCCTTCTCATTATCAATCCATTCTTAAGTAGGTGTTAGCGTGGCGAGTTTTCAAGATCACATTGCTCAGGCTAACCGAAATTTAGACTTTTTGGAGCAATCAAATAAGTCCATTACTACTTTTTGGGATTGGCAGGTAACAGCAGCTTTCTATGTTGGCGTTCACCTGATCAATGCACATCTGGCTCAGAAATCGGGTCTAAGCTTTCGATCTCACCAGCAGGTTGATGAGGCCATAAATCCATTCAATCAGCTGTCCATAACACGTTTGTCGGAAACGAATTATCTGGCATACGATAAGTTACAGGGATTGGCTCGTCGTGCTCGCTATTTATGTAACGAAGACCGACTAAATAAAGCAACAACCGTTCACTTCACCTACGATAAGCACTTCGCCCGTGCTGTGCGTAATTTGGATACGCTAATTAGTTTTATGGAGAGTGAATACGGTGTCACATTAAAGAAGATTTCAGTTAAGTGTATTGAACTGAAAAAAGGAAGCCTACAGAATATCGCTATTGCTTAATTCTATTGAGCTTACATAGCCACTCTTATCACCTGCGGCTGATTTATTGGTAACCCTCTCACTACGTAGCGCTCCATAACGGCCAGATTGATTTCTGCTGCTGAAGTTTCTACAACATCGTAGAAGGATACGCGTGGATTGGCGTTATTTTTGACTTAACCCCCTAGTCCATTCGACGATGAAAAACATAGTCCTGCTGCTGTTAGTAACCCAATCGGTATGTGCTCAGTCGACAAAACCCGATAATCGGAAGGAGTTTGTTATCGACAACTTCCAAACCGAAACCGGGGTTACGCTACCCAAAGCGCGTATTATTTATGGCACCTATGGGCAGCTGAATCAGGCGCGTGATAATGCCATTCTCCTCCCATCGCACTACATGGCTACGTATCGGGGCTATGAGTGGCTGATCGGCCCCGGCAAGGCGCTGGATACGACCAAATACTTCCTGGTGGCTACCGAACTATTCGGGAATGGACGCTCCTCCTCGCCCAGTAATACGGCTGAACCCTTTCACGGCCCCCGATTTCCGATCCTGACGATTCGGGATAATGTGAAGGCCGTCCATCAATTACTGACCAATCAGTTAAAGATATCGCACCTGACTGCCATTGTGGGTTTCTCAATGGGTGCCCAGCAAGCGTTCCAGTGGGCAGTGAGTTATCCCAGTTTTGCCAATCGTATTGTCGCGACGTCGGGAACGGCAAAAACCTATCCGCATGGTGTGGTTCGTCTGGAAGGCCAGATCGCTGCACTGACCGCCGATGAGGCTTTTAAAAATGGCGATTACACAAGTCCGCCCACCAAAGGGCTTCAGGCATTCGCTGTTGTCTGGACTGGGTGGCTCTACTCGCAGGAGTGGTGGCGACGGGAGTTATGGCGTGCCCGTGCCAAGCCCGGCACCACGTTTGAACAAGTGCTCGAAAACTACCGAACGCACTTCATTGAGGGAGCAGATGCCAATGATCTGATCCTGCAAATGCGTACCTGGGAGCGGCATGATGTGGGAGCAACCGAGGGATTTACGGGAAATGTCGAATCGGCGCTACGATCCATTCAGGTGCCGATCTTGTATATGCCCTCCGCCACCGACTTATATTTCCCGCTGGGCGATGCCCAATATGAAGCGGCCTTTATACCGGGTGTGCAATTACTGCCGATTCCGTCCTTGTGGGGCCATACGGCGGGTGCTGCCAGTAACCCCGCCGATGCTACCTTTCTCAATGAACACATCCGCAATTTTCTCTTCGATAATGCACCGACATCCCGATAGCCTAAATCGTATTCTCTACCAACTGGAGACCTTGAATCCGATAGTAAGGAAAGTTACGGTCTGCGCTGATCATAATCAGTTTTTCAGCGATCGCCTGGCAGATTAGTAGATGGTCAAACGGGTCTTTATGATTGGCAGGCGTTTCTAAAGTGTAGAGTTGCTTCAGGTGTTTTGGCTTAACTGTCAATAGGCGAATGCCAAGCTCATCCTGCAATTCAAAGAGCAGTAAATCAATATCAGCAGGTAATGTTAATTTTCCCGTTTTCGCCTTTAGAATCATTTCTCGGACACTCTCTGTGCTAAAGAAGAACTCATTGGTTTCGTCAGCGAGAATGACTTTACTAGTAGAACTGAGTTTAGGATTATCGGTAAGAAGCCAGATAAGAATATGAGTATCCAATAAATACTTCATCAATCAGGGATGGTCTTTTTTAGGTCTTCATCCCAACAACCATCCTTTTCCACAATGATGCTTTTGTATTTACCCAAAGCCGCTTTTAAATTCGATTTGGGCTTTTTATCTGACGAGGTTTTGCTGGGTTTCGTTGCAGTTTTCATCATGATATACGTTCGATGTGCTAAGATAACGGTTTAAGATTATATCTGGTTGCGTTGCCCAAGAGAGCCTGGATATCTATAAAGGTTAGCTATTCGGAATCAACGATCCCACAAACCCCGGCCGCTCCCGCTTCTTGGATGCCTGCTCATACGCATAGCCCATTGCCAGTAACGGGCCTTCCTGATACGCTCCGGCGATGAGCGAAAAGCCGACGGGTAATCCATGAACGGTACCCATCGGGATGGTCAGGTGGGGGTAGCCAGCCATAGCGGCTGGTGGGCAGAAGTAAAAACCGGTGTCGTAGTCGCCGTTGATCAGGTCGATGCAACCCGCAAAACCGATGCTTGTGCCGCCAATGGCATCGAGTTTGTTGGCCGCCATGAGTTTGTCAATCCGTTGACGCCAGCTTCGTGTTTTGGCGAGCGCTTCGGTGTATTCTTTGCTCGATAGATCCCCTTTCGCTTCACTGCTTTCCAGCGTTTCCTGCTTAAAGAAAGGCATGGCTTTGGCCGGGTTTTTCTGATTAAAGGCGATCACGTCAGCAAGGGTCTTGACGGAGGCATTGGCTTTGGACAGGTACCGATTTACACCATCTTTGAACTCATATTGCAGTACGGTAAATTCGGCACTGCCCGTTTCCTGAAGCTCCTTCATCAACTCCACTTCCACGATGGTAGCGCCCTGTTTTTTCAGTACCTCAATCGCTTCTTGGTACAAACCAACAACGCCTTCATGCCCTTTCAGGAACGATTTCTCAATTCCAATGCGCTTGCCCGATAAACTGGCTGTTTTTAAAAATTGCGTGTAGTCCGTCACACTCTTGCCACGGCTTTCGCCGGTAACGGCATCGTCTGGGTCGACACCTACCAGCGCACCCAGCAAAATGGCGGCATCGGTTACAGTTCGGGCCATTGGTCCGGCGGTATCCTGCGTTTTCGAGATGGGAATTATGCCACTGCGGCTAACCAGACCAACCGTCGGCTTTAGACCGACGAGGCCGCAATGAGAGGATGGGGCAATGATGGAACCGTCCGTTTCGGTACCCACGGCCACCGCGCACAGATTAGCCGATGCCGCCGAGCCGGAACCTGAACTGGAGCCGCTCGGATTTCGATCCAGTACGTAGGGGTTTCGGGTTTGACCACCCCGGCTACTCCAGCCACTGCTGGATCGGGTTGATCGGAAGTTAGCCCACTCGCTCAGGTTGGTTTTACCTAGTATGACCGCGCCAGCCTTCCGCAACTGGGCAACAACAAAGGCATCTTTGGTCGCTTTGTGGCCTTCCAGGGCTAACGAACCGGCGGTGGTCATCATCTGGTCGCCGGTGTCGATGTTATCCTTGATAAGTACCGGAATGCCGTGCATTGGACCCCGAAGTTTCCCATCTTTTCGCTCCTGATCCATTGATTTGGCTATCGTCAGCGCGTCGGGGTTGAGTTCAATGACGGCATTCAGGCGAGGCCCTTTTTTGTCGATGGCCTGAATCCGGTCCAGATAGAGCTGGGTAATAGTTTCGGCCGTGTATTCTCCCGACTGCATTTTCTGTTGTAGCTCATTGATGGTTAGTTCGTTGAGTGCAAACTCATCAACAAACGGAGCGGAATCGGTTTCCGGACTTTCTGATTTGGGTGTTGAGCAGCCTGCCAACGCAGATGCCGAGACAGAAAGGACTGAACTGGCTTTAACAAAACTCCGTCTGTTCATAAAGAGAGGGAAAATGGTTGTCTGGCTGAAGCGCACAAATTAGCATATTTGCACGACAAATTTTTTTGACAGGATTTACAGGATGAACAGGATTTTTATAGATAGCGCTAATCCTGTTCATCCTGTAAATCCTGTCAAAGAAAACACTTCACCGAAACCGTAACACCTGCTTCATGAACCGACACACCACCGATCGGGCTAGGGGCTGGTAGGTCCAGCAGACCAGGCTGGATTGGTAAATCAATGAGCCGAGTAGATTCAGGTGGAGCCAATAGAGATGGCGACACACTATAACGCCCTGTTGTATCATTCGGATCGGTTTCTGTAATGTCCAGCAAGGCATCATGATGTTGCTCCATAGTGCCGAAGTATGTCCTCAATACGGTCTCTTTGGGTGGGCAACAAGCTTGCCTGATGCGCTAACCAGTGCAACGTTTCTGGTTCAATGGCAGCCCCCGCCTTTAGTAATAGCTCGATGATGGGCGCGTAGTCAAGCCCGGAATTTCCAGTAGCGACGCACCACAGCGCTTGCCCTAACGCGGTTCCGCCATAAACGTTTCGGACGTCGAGTGCGGCATTTCGTTCCAGAAGCCACTTCACCAGGGGGAGTTGGCCGCCTAGTACGGCACAGTGCAAACCAGTTTGGCCATCCTTGCCCTGTGCATTCGGGTCAACGCCCCGACTTACTAGGAAATCGACAACGTCGATGTGGCCGTAGGTGCAGGCGTAGAAAAAGGCGGTTTCTAACTGAGCCGCTGGCTCGTCAGGTAGTCCCCAAGTCGTATCAGACTCGTTGGTTTTGACATGACCCTCTTCGGTAAAGAAACTCTGAACCAGTTTGAGCCGCCCTAATCCGGCGGCAGCAACGACACTGTCTACACGCGCCCCATTTCGTCTGAGTAGTTCGGCGGCTTCGGGGCATCCGTTGGCCAGGGCTGCCATCAACGGTGGCCATCCGGTTGGTGTGCAATCAATGTTGGCACCGTAATTCAGCAGCGTGTCAATCAATGGAATTTGTACGCCAGCCCGCTTTGGGTGGATGCTGGTAGCCACTAAGCCTAGCGTTGTGCCTTTGCCGTACGTGTCGGCGAGGGCATCGACTTCGGCACCCGCTTTGAGTAATAGTCGGGCTATGTCAACGACATTATCGGGCGATTTCTGGCGATAGTTCTCAACGCCATTCGCGCCGACGTAATGAAGAAGCATAGCCCGATGCACCCGCATTGAACGCATTCGAATCAGGTTTGGATTGGCGATTAGCAGGGAGTCAAGCATGGCTATATTGCCCGTAACAACCGCATCTACTGCCGATTCGAATTGCCAGACCGCTGAATTGGCCAGCGTTGCTTTCTCGACATAACTTGTCAGCTTGTCCCAATTTTCAAATCCATACACGCGGGCAATGAGTTGCTGAGCATCGGTCAGCAGGCATTCTGTGTCCTGACTGGTTAATTCTGGCCAGTGTCGGAAATTCAGGTCGTTTTCTTGTATCTGTTGAATCTGCTGAGGGCCTTCTGATTGATAATTCGTGAGAAGCTCGTCAGCTTGTTTTTCGTACTGGGCAAGGGGGGCGTCGAATGGTAAAGGTTGTATAGGTGGTGGCATATGCGCGACTGAGTAGGAAGGTTAGCTTAGCGTGATAAAGTAGAAAAACTCGCAGGAGTGATTACCCCCACGAGTTCATGATGTACGCAACTTGCGTTGTGTTTAGGCCAGCGCCCTGGAAAACAAACCTACCCGCTCCCGGAGCAGATAGCTGCTGATATCGGTGCGGAGGTTACCGTTGAGGGTAAAGGCCCGCAACTCGGGCGACAGGTTGGCGTATTTGTCCAGCGCCTTGAACCAGGCGCTCCGATCCAAGTAAGGGGCTAACAAGATACGCGCCTGGCTCAGGGCACGGTGCTGGCGTGGCGACCAGATAGGGCGCTGCCGATAAATGTATCCCTGACCATTCAGCAGATCGGGCAGCGATTGTGGCGGTGCCATAGGAACCAACTCGGCCAGCAGGTACAAGCCTAATTCAACGTTTAACAATCGATTCGCCACCATTCCCGGTAATGCATGCCGAAACCGAATTCGGGTAGCCAGCGGCTCCTGCCAGCGCAACAGACTGGCAAGGGCCGGGCGGGCAACAGGAGCGGTGGTGAGGAGCGTGTTCATTTGTATGTTTGTTTATTGTTCTATACAAATATCACCCTACTAGAACGTAATCTTTTTACGTTGTTCTTTATTTTTGATATTATTTTTCGAATAGAACGCTGATTTTTATGATGGTTATGATAAATATGATTTTTAGCTGAATCATAACCTTATCATATTGATCATAAAAATCAGTGTTCTATTGGTTAATTATTGATTGGCAGCGGAAGCGCTGTCTTTGGAAAGGAATAAATCCGGTGCTTTCCGTTGTCTTTAACGGCCCAGCTTTCCCAGAAACAAATCACCAGAAGCCATTGCGACACATCGTCCTGCCGGGCTTCGTAGCCGCGTCGGCGTAGTGACTTTTTGACGTCCAGCGTCGTGGTGCTGCCATTCGCCAGAATGAGTGCCGTGGCAATAAATCGAATCGCCAACGGGTCCAGTTTTTTACGTTGTGTCTCCATCTTATAACTGGTTAAAAATTACTTCTTTACAAGTCTGAAAATACCCCCAGCCCCCTGAAGGGGGCTAGGCCCGTATTTGAGATAAGCCCCCTTATTGATTTGTATTAATTAACCGCCTAAATAAAACTTGTCCTTTTTGGGCTTTCAAAACCCCCACCCCCCTGAAGGGGGCTTTTCTCCCCAGCGAACTAAGCCCCCTTCAGGGGGGTGGGGGTTTTGAAGACTAGCCAAACGGCGGTTAATTTCTTCAAGTCAATCAGGGGGTTGGGGGTATTTGGGCCGTCAATTTTATTACGATTTGATTCTGACGATGTACCGAACCGTACATTGCGCCTGGTTGTAAACAATAAATTCGTTCTTTTGCAGACTAACTCCCTGACGGGCAAACACCGAATCGTAGCGCGTATCCAGTTGCTTTAGCGCTTCACCGTTCAGGCGCATGTGATGCGGTTCGTGTTGGGCCAGCTCCAGTTGCTCACCAACGTGTACTTCATAAATAGCCAGATAAGCTTCGCTCTGCCGACCATTGGCCCAGACCGAACCATTCAGCGAGGTGTAGTTAAGCGATTTGCTGAACTGGTCGGCGAAATAGATCCCATAACCGAACATTTTGCCCGTAATAACCGCGTTGGCTGGACGTAGCACCAGGCCATCTTTCAGGATCGATAGCCAGTTTTCGCTACGGCTTCCGTGCCAGAGAGCCAGCGTTTTACGGTTTGTCTGTTTGCTTACATAGGCGTTAAAAGCAGCATCGGTAGCGGCATGACGCACACTGAAAGCCGCGTCGAATTTGTTGGCATCATCACCCATCATTTTCTTGATGAGTTTTAGGACGTGGTTGTCTGTTTCAGGCTCGATAACCAGATTCATGCTTTCGAGCAACGTTGGCGGTGCCTGAT
Coding sequences:
- a CDS encoding TrlF family AAA-like ATPase, which encodes MNPIHKGADYRKADLQLHSPRDRNWEGVHPEQKLSNASLEDIKAVRRKWASEFIDNCLEKGVQVAALTDHHEGVYCWHVIEELKFRNASFSEDIDLWFMPGMELTCKDSAQALILFDADITKPLFEKARNLLRLPTECYDDQLQGIEVTLLDFNIDEIQGVLEHDSELRDRFIILPNVTPGGHKTVLRTGFHKRFKELPYVGGYLDKVYPSDLKDGDQRILDGQIPAWTSEKRGIISTSDARSSDFSALGTFATWVKLAEPTAESLRQAMLAADSRILYESPNRPTLLVKSISVSGAEFLSLPEPLSFSHQFTSIIGGRGSGKSTLLEFIRFAVGQSALDVGDSKWDPTHDRRKNILKYALNESEGVVEVLIEKDGAIIELIRSRSTQDRIIMRVQNLEQAISPSDARKLFPIQAYSQGELSHLGDEKAEKRLFDLITEPQREALNQVEKNRLNVASELREHLEQAIKNWQYEKEYRKLNAQLITLKAGLDNTMVKLQAIPSETQGVMERYNIEIQTTRWLEQIIQEHQQSYDLLFGAFQNHLKLTEERLVAGKIPTAKVAQDLSILLLHQMETANDALRQLVTENQQYEQQQTELIINWNKGQVDSKSQYELAMSQLSQHKVELDQLKRLEREINEAQRSVDDLEQKIQHTKGAYILLTEKSGQYMALQRELQRLARKGISVLAELTDNLARAELSEKADLAELEQAIKDLFASSGVRADRLDKLLDHVATKDPIVGWWDLMKEVFFILKWNTTGLRETEKRPTLDLLDNIIDPGGLEKFCERLDIERVSRAITAIVRPRVRLLQKRGINEIEFSRASQGEKATILLNVLMRQEGGPLLLDQPEEDLDNRIIGDIVSATRQAKIKKQLLFATHNANLVVNGDAELVIDLTAGSISQIGAIDVESLRVSITDTMEGGKDAFELRRKKYNF
- a CDS encoding alpha/beta fold hydrolase, with protein sequence MKNIVLLLLVTQSVCAQSTKPDNRKEFVIDNFQTETGVTLPKARIIYGTYGQLNQARDNAILLPSHYMATYRGYEWLIGPGKALDTTKYFLVATELFGNGRSSSPSNTAEPFHGPRFPILTIRDNVKAVHQLLTNQLKISHLTAIVGFSMGAQQAFQWAVSYPSFANRIVATSGTAKTYPHGVVRLEGQIAALTADEAFKNGDYTSPPTKGLQAFAVVWTGWLYSQEWWRRELWRARAKPGTTFEQVLENYRTHFIEGADANDLILQMRTWERHDVGATEGFTGNVESALRSIQVPILYMPSATDLYFPLGDAQYEAAFIPGVQLLPIPSLWGHTAGAASNPADATFLNEHIRNFLFDNAPTSR
- a CDS encoding type II toxin-antitoxin system VapC family toxin, with protein sequence MKYLLDTHILIWLLTDNPKLSSTSKVILADETNEFFFSTESVREMILKAKTGKLTLPADIDLLLFELQDELGIRLLTVKPKHLKQLYTLETPANHKDPFDHLLICQAIAEKLIMISADRNFPYYRIQGLQLVENTI
- a CDS encoding amidase; the protein is MNRRSFVKASSVLSVSASALAGCSTPKSESPETDSAPFVDEFALNELTINELQQKMQSGEYTAETITQLYLDRIQAIDKKGPRLNAVIELNPDALTIAKSMDQERKDGKLRGPMHGIPVLIKDNIDTGDQMMTTAGSLALEGHKATKDAFVVAQLRKAGAVILGKTNLSEWANFRSTRSSSGWSSRGGQTRNPYVLDRNPSGSSSGSGSAASANLCAVAVGTETDGSIIAPSSHCGLVGLKPTVGLVSRSGIIPISKTQDTAGPMARTVTDAAILLGALVGVDPDDAVTGESRGKSVTDYTQFLKTASLSGKRIGIEKSFLKGHEGVVGLYQEAIEVLKKQGATIVEVELMKELQETGSAEFTVLQYEFKDGVNRYLSKANASVKTLADVIAFNQKNPAKAMPFFKQETLESSEAKGDLSSKEYTEALAKTRSWRQRIDKLMAANKLDAIGGTSIGFAGCIDLINGDYDTGFYFCPPAAMAGYPHLTIPMGTVHGLPVGFSLIAGAYQEGPLLAMGYAYEQASKKRERPGFVGSLIPNS
- a CDS encoding ankyrin repeat domain-containing protein — its product is MPPPIQPLPFDAPLAQYEKQADELLTNYQSEGPQQIQQIQENDLNFRHWPELTSQDTECLLTDAQQLIARVYGFENWDKLTSYVEKATLANSAVWQFESAVDAVVTGNIAMLDSLLIANPNLIRMRSMRVHRAMLLHYVGANGVENYRQKSPDNVVDIARLLLKAGAEVDALADTYGKGTTLGLVATSIHPKRAGVQIPLIDTLLNYGANIDCTPTGWPPLMAALANGCPEAAELLRRNGARVDSVVAAAGLGRLKLVQSFFTEEGHVKTNESDTTWGLPDEPAAQLETAFFYACTYGHIDVVDFLVSRGVDPNAQGKDGQTGLHCAVLGGQLPLVKWLLERNAALDVRNVYGGTALGQALWCVATGNSGLDYAPIIELLLKAGAAIEPETLHWLAHQASLLPTQRDRIEDILRHYGATS